Proteins encoded by one window of Dreissena polymorpha isolate Duluth1 chromosome 11, UMN_Dpol_1.0, whole genome shotgun sequence:
- the LOC127851138 gene encoding uncharacterized transmembrane protein DDB_G0285607-like — protein MADLQSISNSFSSNFSNSSNFSNSINHCSSENNNSSSTQPSSSNNHPSNNNRSKNKSSNNNQILNQIVKTCLSTGHNYGPAAIRHHWHNRCQ, from the exons ATGGCCGACTTACAGAGCATTAGCAACAGTTTCAGCAGCAACTTCTCCAACAGCAGCAACTTCTCCAACAGCATCAACCACTGCAGCAGCGAAAACAACAACTCCAGCAGCACTCAacccagcagcagcaacaaccaCCCCAGCAACAACAACCGCAGCAAAAACAAATCCAGCAACAACAACCAGATCCTCAACCAGATTGTCAAGACCTGCCTGTCAACAGGACATAATTATG gCCCAGCTGCTATTAGACATCACTGGCATAACAGATGCCAGTAA